A single window of Neisseria sp. KEM232 DNA harbors:
- a CDS encoding GPW/gp25 family protein: MNAENGRLMPLRGHLSQSIRNILFTRIGTRVQREEYGSLLPDLVDMPLNPVTLMLCRVAVVDALARWEPRLVVRSVDVEAVPEAGRLKIVLKAEADGRLEDYEVTL, from the coding sequence ATGAATGCGGAAAACGGCCGCCTGATGCCGCTGCGCGGCCATCTGTCGCAGTCGATACGGAACATCCTTTTCACGCGCATCGGCACGCGCGTGCAGCGCGAAGAATACGGCAGCCTGCTGCCTGATTTGGTCGATATGCCGCTGAATCCGGTCACGCTGATGCTGTGCCGTGTGGCGGTGGTGGATGCGTTGGCGCGATGGGAGCCGCGCCTTGTGGTGCGTTCGGTGGACGTGGAGGCCGTGCCTGAGGCAGGCCGTCTGAAAATCGTGCTGAAGGCGGAAGCGGACGGGCGGCTTGAAGATTATGAGGTAACGTTGTGA
- a CDS encoding phage baseplate assembly protein V — protein sequence MYAELSRMIANLIKQGVVAEVNASAGLVRVRHGELLTDWLDYFVPAAGGVSVHRPPSVGENCIVLSPSGEPANGLVLCGIKSSAHPQPSGSADETVVRFPDGARAEYDHAAGRLKLSGVKTVEVQAAASLTIDCPANTVKGALTVEGLFTYQSGMSGSNGATGTTAITGNFVHKGSFANTGSMSSNGVVVDKHVHTGDSGGTTGEPKK from the coding sequence ATGTATGCCGAACTCTCCCGTATGATTGCAAACCTGATTAAGCAGGGCGTCGTCGCCGAGGTAAACGCTTCGGCGGGATTGGTGCGCGTGCGGCATGGGGAGCTTTTGACCGATTGGCTGGACTATTTCGTCCCCGCCGCCGGGGGCGTGTCGGTGCATCGGCCGCCGTCGGTGGGGGAAAACTGCATTGTGCTGTCGCCGAGCGGCGAGCCTGCTAACGGCTTAGTCCTGTGCGGCATCAAGTCGTCGGCCCATCCGCAGCCTTCGGGCAGTGCGGACGAAACCGTGGTCAGGTTTCCCGATGGCGCGCGGGCGGAATATGACCATGCTGCGGGCAGGCTGAAGCTGTCGGGCGTGAAAACGGTGGAGGTGCAGGCGGCCGCGTCGCTGACGATAGACTGCCCGGCAAACACGGTAAAGGGCGCGCTGACGGTGGAGGGCTTGTTTACTTATCAATCAGGCATGAGCGGCAGTAACGGTGCAACCGGCACGACGGCGATAACGGGCAACTTTGTGCATAAAGGCTCGTTTGCCAACACGGGCAGTATGTCGAGTAACGGAGTGGTCGTCGATAAGCACGTCCATACCGGCGACAGCGGCGGCACAACGGGAGAGCCGAAAAAATGA
- a CDS encoding phage virion morphogenesis protein, which produces MDLYIDHLDGLIRKLSPAQRRGLMKDIAVSLRHNNKRRISANIEPEGGAMMARKTVPAEPLRKNARVRVGEVLQYKGHLVRMRTIKTAASAGNPSRRTTKPHDADYVWGWDSEEGGIRKYKKTELGKPGGVRQKAMFRKLHLYKYLKQKIDANSAAVGFMHGLAAYIAAAHQEGEGNRPARTLLGFSPEDMRTIEETVVRHLSEAG; this is translated from the coding sequence TTGGATTTATACATTGACCATCTGGACGGCCTGATCCGAAAACTCAGCCCTGCGCAACGGCGCGGCCTGATGAAAGATATTGCCGTCAGTCTGCGCCACAACAACAAAAGGCGCATCAGTGCCAACATTGAGCCGGAAGGCGGCGCGATGATGGCAAGGAAAACCGTCCCTGCCGAACCCCTGCGCAAAAACGCCCGCGTCAGAGTGGGCGAAGTGTTGCAATACAAGGGGCATTTGGTGCGGATGCGTACCATCAAAACCGCTGCCAGTGCAGGCAATCCGTCGCGGCGCACCACAAAGCCGCATGATGCCGATTATGTGTGGGGGTGGGACAGCGAGGAAGGCGGAATCAGGAAGTATAAAAAAACCGAACTGGGCAAGCCGGGCGGGGTGCGTCAAAAGGCCATGTTTCGGAAGCTGCACCTGTACAAATATCTCAAGCAAAAAATTGACGCAAACAGTGCGGCGGTCGGCTTTATGCACGGCTTGGCCGCCTATATCGCCGCCGCCCACCAAGAGGGCGAAGGAAACCGCCCTGCCCGTACCCTGCTGGGCTTTTCGCCCGAGGATATGAGGACGATAGAGGAAACCGTCGTCCGGCACTTGTCCGAAGCGGGATGA
- a CDS encoding phage tail protein, with protein sequence MEKPEKLRAEIEKHLPEIKKNPEKLSMFIMPGRVVASKGTLSHETRFTLSILITDFVGDLDVLNAVIINWLQDNQPDILGPGDTDPNAYTIEAEILGAHSADVLIELKLTERTTVLVDDDGNIEIGHPRNANRKDLMSAIGAD encoded by the coding sequence ATGGAAAAACCTGAAAAACTGCGCGCCGAAATCGAAAAGCACCTGCCCGAAATCAAAAAAAATCCCGAAAAGCTGTCAATGTTTATCATGCCCGGCCGGGTAGTGGCGAGCAAGGGCACGCTCAGTCATGAGACACGCTTTACGCTCAGCATCCTGATTACCGATTTTGTCGGCGATTTAGACGTATTGAATGCCGTAATCATCAACTGGCTGCAAGACAATCAGCCCGACATACTCGGCCCGGGCGATACCGATCCGAATGCCTACACCATCGAGGCGGAGATTTTGGGCGCGCACAGTGCCGACGTTTTAATCGAGCTTAAATTGACCGAGCGCACGACCGTCCTTGTTGATGACGACGGCAATATCGAAATCGGCCATCCGCGCAATGCGAACCGAAAAGACCTGATGTCTGCAATCGGTGCTGATTAG
- a CDS encoding TraR/DksA family transcriptional regulator has protein sequence MTDIYDQAAEIEDMHRRIALENQAARTAGMAAVSAYECEECGEPIPEARRQAVPGCRCCVDCQQIEEHKQRLMA, from the coding sequence ATGACCGATATTTACGACCAAGCCGCCGAAATAGAGGATATGCACCGCCGAATCGCACTGGAAAATCAGGCGGCAAGAACGGCGGGGATGGCCGCCGTCTCCGCCTACGAGTGCGAAGAGTGCGGCGAGCCGATACCCGAAGCCCGCCGTCAGGCCGTGCCCGGCTGCCGCTGCTGTGTCGACTGCCAGCAAATCGAAGAGCATAAACAACGCCTGATGGCGTAG
- the lysC gene encoding Rz1-like lysis system protein LysC (LysC is an Rz1-like component of a phage lytic system, substantially overlapping although not fully embedded in the gene for the Rz-like LysB component.), translated as MIKKLFAAAAAVWLAGCAKPEPVVIRAAETCPPVPECRAEIGEIKTNADLLDGFIAYRAAFAQCRLYRDTLAACLHPAKEVRP; from the coding sequence ATGATCAAAAAACTTTTCGCGGCGGCGGCGGCCGTGTGGTTGGCCGGATGTGCCAAGCCTGAGCCGGTTGTTATCAGGGCGGCGGAAACCTGCCCGCCGGTGCCCGAATGCCGAGCCGAAATCGGCGAAATCAAAACCAACGCCGACTTATTGGACGGCTTTATCGCCTACCGCGCCGCGTTTGCGCAATGCAGGCTTTACCGCGACACTTTGGCGGCCTGCCTGCATCCTGCCAAGGAGGTGCGGCCATGA
- a CDS encoding M15 family metallopeptidase: MSGYQLGKTSLAKLQGVHPNLVKVIQRAIEITGQDFGVNEGLRTVERQKRLFAAGASKTMNSKHIKQADGYGHAADLIPWGDFDGNGTKEISWAWAHFYPIAEAVRLAAKETGVRVRWGGCWQTLNDTDKPAEVLVADYVAARRAEGKKAFIDGPHFELA, encoded by the coding sequence ATGTCAGGCTATCAATTAGGAAAAACCAGCCTTGCCAAGCTGCAAGGCGTGCATCCGAACCTTGTCAAAGTCATCCAGCGCGCCATAGAGATTACCGGGCAGGATTTCGGCGTCAATGAGGGGCTGCGTACCGTGGAGCGTCAAAAGCGGCTGTTTGCCGCCGGCGCAAGCAAAACCATGAACAGTAAGCACATCAAGCAGGCGGACGGCTACGGCCATGCTGCCGACCTTATCCCGTGGGGCGATTTCGACGGCAACGGAACAAAAGAAATATCGTGGGCTTGGGCGCACTTTTACCCCATCGCCGAAGCGGTGCGCCTTGCCGCAAAAGAGACTGGCGTCCGCGTCCGCTGGGGCGGCTGCTGGCAGACGCTGAACGATACCGACAAGCCCGCCGAGGTACTGGTGGCCGATTATGTGGCTGCCCGCCGCGCCGAAGGCAAGAAAGCCTTTATCGACGGCCCGCATTTTGAGTTGGCGTAG
- a CDS encoding phage holin family protein: MNAVQTAAVIALSLTAAVRIIMFDARGKTHKPLSACIAYLSIVWLCSLALSAAFAMQNLTCWLLIFGLALHTGAVLWSGGNVSKIHPRKIRPEAKGRAASENHFRRPRGNFRGAEKH, encoded by the coding sequence ATGAATGCCGTCCAAACCGCCGCCGTTATCGCCCTGTCGCTGACTGCCGCCGTCCGCATCATCATGTTTGATGCGCGGGGCAAGACCCACAAACCGCTGAGCGCGTGCATCGCTTATTTGTCCATCGTTTGGCTGTGCAGCCTTGCGCTGTCGGCCGCCTTCGCAATGCAAAACCTGACCTGCTGGCTGCTGATCTTCGGCCTCGCCCTCCATACGGGTGCGGTTTTGTGGAGCGGCGGCAACGTCAGCAAAATCCATCCGCGAAAAATACGCCCCGAAGCAAAGGGGAGGGCGGCGTCCGAAAACCATTTCAGACGGCCTCGCGGCAATTTTAGGGGCGCGGAAAAACATTAA
- a CDS encoding putative holin, translating to MTQDKTTTAINTAVIVIGSYHVHASVAFGALIGASLFVLSQKAARPINKAWLFAVSFVGGIFGYDGVEELINWLVPGEALRINSFTAAALFSAGLVLGLQRVMRLIEKGRLKEEVPE from the coding sequence ATGACCCAAGACAAAACAACCACTGCCATCAATACGGCCGTCATTGTTATCGGCAGTTACCACGTCCATGCCTCCGTCGCCTTCGGCGCACTGATTGGCGCGTCGCTGTTTGTGTTGAGCCAAAAGGCCGCTCGGCCGATAAACAAGGCTTGGCTGTTTGCGGTGTCCTTTGTCGGCGGCATTTTTGGCTACGACGGAGTGGAAGAGCTGATTAACTGGCTTGTGCCGGGCGAGGCCCTGCGCATTAACAGTTTTACGGCCGCTGCCCTATTCTCGGCAGGTTTGGTGCTGGGATTGCAGCGCGTTATGCGCCTGATCGAAAAAGGCCGTCTGAAAGAGGAGGTGCCCGAATGA
- a CDS encoding tail protein X translates to MNTETVISREGDTISSIAYEYYGSSAEQVERILARNPGLSQQPAVLPAGVSIVMPPPGEEKTETVKTVNLWD, encoded by the coding sequence ATGAATACCGAGACCGTCATCAGTCGGGAAGGCGACACCATCAGCAGCATTGCCTACGAATACTACGGCAGCAGTGCGGAACAGGTGGAGCGGATATTGGCGCGCAATCCGGGGCTGTCGCAACAGCCTGCCGTCTTGCCTGCGGGCGTATCCATCGTCATGCCGCCGCCCGGAGAAGAAAAAACCGAAACCGTGAAAACGGTCAACCTATGGGACTGA
- a CDS encoding head completion/stabilization protein: MTGFNFNTAPQSVQSAGWETIDSGSFWPVVNLNDMRQAMRIDAGVTSERLFDAAASAVSKVNRNLAELRKRAQAEGKADLSQLSDEKINGVALPVMRYRRAVYCFTAALILETYSDTAATGKVADRADAKQQQADDFRREGHYAVADLIGRAHTDSELI, encoded by the coding sequence ATGACCGGATTTAATTTCAACACTGCGCCGCAGTCTGTGCAGTCTGCGGGCTGGGAAACGATAGACAGCGGCAGCTTTTGGCCTGTCGTCAATCTCAACGATATGCGCCAAGCCATGCGTATAGACGCAGGCGTTACGTCCGAGCGGTTGTTTGATGCCGCCGCATCGGCGGTCAGCAAGGTAAACCGAAACCTTGCCGAGCTGAGGAAACGCGCCCAAGCCGAAGGCAAGGCGGACTTGTCGCAGTTGTCGGACGAAAAAATAAACGGCGTGGCCTTGCCGGTAATGCGCTACCGCCGCGCGGTGTACTGCTTCACCGCCGCGCTCATCCTTGAAACGTACTCCGACACGGCGGCAACGGGCAAAGTGGCCGACCGGGCGGATGCCAAGCAGCAGCAGGCGGATGATTTTAGGCGCGAAGGGCATTATGCCGTCGCCGACTTAATCGGCCGCGCCCACACGGACAGCGAGCTGATATGA
- the gpM gene encoding phage terminase small subunit, translating into MSYARRHFEKTTAEIAAAEAGGADLGSLSAYQRLLKNLHDDKVLLKSVSSIADKVHIKKQALPAYQEWIDGITAAGTVQADDRVAATVIVWMIDCGLLDEAMPLADVLIHSGLESADEYSRSMPEIIVEQMADQIESGSEISAENLKTLIEWATAKKEDGLHEINLADVIRAKLLKAAGEKAEAADDNETALNLYRQAVGYNDKAGVKKRIEALEKQLVS; encoded by the coding sequence ATGAGTTACGCAAGACGCCACTTCGAAAAAACCACTGCCGAAATTGCCGCCGCCGAAGCGGGTGGCGCGGATTTGGGCAGTCTTAGCGCGTACCAACGCCTGTTAAAAAACCTGCATGACGACAAGGTTTTGCTCAAATCCGTCAGCAGCATTGCCGACAAGGTGCATATTAAAAAGCAGGCATTGCCGGCCTATCAGGAGTGGATAGACGGCATCACTGCCGCTGGCACCGTGCAAGCCGACGACAGAGTCGCCGCCACCGTCATCGTGTGGATGATTGACTGCGGCTTATTGGATGAGGCAATGCCGCTGGCCGACGTGCTGATACACAGCGGCCTTGAATCCGCCGACGAATACAGCCGCTCAATGCCCGAAATCATCGTCGAGCAGATGGCCGACCAAATCGAATCCGGCTCGGAAATCAGCGCGGAAAACCTGAAAACGCTGATTGAGTGGGCGACGGCGAAAAAAGAAGACGGCCTGCACGAAATCAATCTGGCCGACGTCATCCGCGCCAAACTGTTGAAGGCGGCGGGGGAAAAGGCAGAGGCGGCAGACGACAACGAAACCGCGCTCAACCTGTACCGCCAAGCTGTCGGCTACAACGATAAGGCGGGCGTAAAAAAACGAATTGAGGCACTGGAAAAGCAGCTTGTCTCCTAA
- a CDS encoding phage major capsid protein, P2 family, which produces MQRKKLSAAIAAMYAAVAQANNLRPEQVREDFSVAPAAVQRMYDEISKSSELLKQINISGKVEKVGDVIGLSTGLIGSNTDTSDDNTERKPRSIHSLSKRTYKLEKTNFDVRLRYDEIDQWAHVTSDFPARINRKIAESIAISLITVGMNGTSRAANSNFTQNQLLQDVAKGWLQKMREENAARVLGKTNEKVKYGPGATEYKNLDAVVTDVLNELMDERFADRSDFVVLASRRTVGDKYLRVVNASGDKATELEAGGRLSEKRTLGGLPVMYVPNMPANTLLITPLSNLSIYYQVSGERRHIKDVPEKDQIECYQSKNIDFIVEEYGAAALVEYLEYTA; this is translated from the coding sequence ATGCAACGCAAAAAACTATCTGCGGCCATCGCCGCCATGTACGCCGCCGTCGCGCAGGCGAACAACCTGCGCCCCGAACAGGTGCGCGAAGACTTTAGCGTCGCCCCTGCCGCCGTACAGCGGATGTACGACGAAATCTCCAAATCAAGCGAGCTGCTGAAGCAAATCAACATCAGCGGCAAAGTGGAAAAAGTCGGCGACGTTATCGGCCTGTCTACCGGCTTGATCGGCAGCAATACCGATACCTCGGACGACAACACCGAGCGCAAGCCGCGTTCGATCCACAGTCTGAGCAAACGCACCTATAAGCTGGAAAAAACCAACTTCGACGTGCGCCTGCGTTATGACGAGATTGACCAGTGGGCACATGTCACCTCCGATTTTCCCGCTCGCATCAACCGCAAAATCGCCGAATCCATCGCCATCAGTCTGATTACCGTCGGCATGAACGGCACGTCCCGCGCCGCCAACAGTAACTTTACCCAAAACCAGCTGCTGCAAGACGTGGCGAAAGGCTGGCTGCAAAAAATGCGCGAAGAAAACGCCGCGCGCGTGCTGGGTAAAACTAACGAAAAGGTCAAATACGGCCCGGGCGCAACCGAGTATAAAAATTTAGACGCCGTTGTTACCGATGTACTTAACGAGTTGATGGACGAGCGTTTTGCCGACCGCAGCGACTTTGTCGTGTTGGCCTCCCGCCGTACCGTCGGCGATAAGTACCTGCGTGTCGTCAATGCCTCCGGCGACAAGGCGACCGAACTGGAAGCGGGCGGCCGTCTGAGCGAAAAACGCACTTTGGGCGGCCTACCAGTGATGTATGTGCCGAATATGCCTGCAAATACCCTGCTGATTACGCCGCTGTCCAACTTGAGTATTTATTACCAAGTGTCGGGCGAACGCCGCCACATCAAAGACGTGCCGGAAAAAGACCAGATTGAGTGCTACCAGTCCAAAAACATCGACTTTATCGTCGAAGAGTACGGCGCGGCGGCATTGGTTGAGTATCTCGAGTACACCGCCTAA
- a CDS encoding GPO family capsid scaffolding protein: MPDKNSKNKVTDWRIIGVSGDTVDGRQISADDLKQMAESYDPAVYGARINLEHCYFTFPGWAGGYGDVLELKAEPWHKDESKTALLARLSVLPNLQELWDGGEKIYTSMEIASDFAKSGRAYLVGLAITDSPASLGTTANFSVAAAQADKGKTFTPYHLTETNERTIMTIAADKSAAAADKPLTAEAAEGIFSRLLAKFTKAEETPVDNKDDATAQAADEKADGKQPGKTEQDEGGKYAAQLTQAAELLEKFAEKLSDQQEKIKELEGKVAAFEKQLETVAFTGNRAPHTGAGEGTATAGW; encoded by the coding sequence ATGCCGGATAAAAACAGCAAAAACAAAGTGACCGACTGGCGCATCATCGGCGTCAGCGGCGATACAGTAGACGGCCGACAAATCAGCGCGGACGACTTAAAGCAAATGGCGGAGAGCTACGACCCTGCCGTTTATGGTGCACGCATCAATTTGGAGCACTGCTATTTCACATTCCCGGGCTGGGCGGGCGGCTATGGCGACGTACTCGAACTAAAAGCGGAGCCGTGGCACAAAGACGAGAGCAAAACCGCCCTACTCGCGCGTTTGAGCGTGCTACCGAACCTGCAAGAGCTGTGGGACGGCGGTGAAAAAATCTATACCAGCATGGAAATCGCATCGGATTTTGCCAAAAGCGGCAGGGCCTATCTGGTCGGGTTGGCGATTACCGACAGCCCTGCCAGTTTGGGTACGACGGCAAATTTCAGCGTTGCCGCAGCACAGGCGGATAAGGGCAAAACCTTTACGCCATACCATCTAACCGAAACCAACGAAAGAACCATCATGACGATTGCAGCAGATAAAAGCGCGGCGGCAGCCGACAAGCCATTAACTGCCGAAGCGGCGGAAGGCATTTTTTCCCGCCTGTTAGCCAAATTTACCAAAGCAGAAGAAACGCCTGTCGATAACAAAGACGATGCGACCGCCCAGGCAGCAGATGAAAAAGCCGACGGAAAACAGCCGGGCAAAACCGAACAGGACGAAGGCGGCAAATACGCCGCGCAGTTGACGCAGGCTGCCGAACTGTTGGAAAAATTTGCCGAAAAACTTTCTGACCAACAGGAAAAAATTAAAGAGCTTGAGGGTAAAGTCGCTGCCTTTGAGAAACAGCTCGAAACCGTCGCTTTTACCGGCAATCGCGCGCCGCATACCGGCGCGGGTGAAGGTACGGCCACCGCAGGTTGGTAA
- a CDS encoding terminase large subunit domain-containing protein, with translation MLHTAPPPNLDPRVSARQLYWQGWRIIDIARHLNIKPTVVYSWKNRDNWDGGSPMQRVAASAETRLHLLINKPSKSDADYKEIKNLYALTGGQARKSAEVERADFGNAMPDVSDGLPAQEPTRRNKTRGTKKAKPNFFSDEQITRATQIFHEQLFDYQRFWLGLDARFRNLLKSRQIGATFFFARESLIKALTSGNNQIFLSASRAQAFQFKQYIVDLAEAVDVELKGDAIRLQNAATLYFLGTNSRTAQGRHGDLYVDEYFWIPDFKELTRLAKPMAAQKQYRITYFSTPSSTSHPAYSFWNGQRFNEGRPKSEHISLDISHAALSGGRLCEDGQFRHIVTLDDAERGGCNLFDRKQLLLENSPAEFRQLFMCEFVEAGDTVFKFDDLQKCAVDSWEEWEDFYKPTAARPVGNLPVWIGYDPADAGDAAALVVVLPPRFFGDKFRIIDRHMLHGNDFQAQADFIRKTFEQYNVEKIVIDKTGLGAAVFQLVQGFFPTVTGVVYSLPEKYLMVNKMHALMRAGRVEWELSHKDITAAFMSIRTVATAGGKNVTYASGRTAELSHADTAWAALQVFYQEPLDGKLSGRGSVDIY, from the coding sequence ATTTTGCATACTGCGCCCCCGCCGAATCTCGACCCGAGGGTCTCCGCTCGGCAACTTTACTGGCAGGGCTGGCGCATCATCGACATTGCCCGCCATCTGAATATCAAGCCGACCGTCGTCTATTCGTGGAAAAACCGCGACAACTGGGACGGTGGCAGTCCGATGCAGCGCGTCGCTGCCAGTGCGGAAACGCGCCTGCATCTGCTGATTAACAAACCGTCGAAGTCGGACGCGGACTACAAGGAAATTAAAAACCTGTACGCACTGACCGGCGGGCAGGCGAGGAAATCGGCCGAAGTCGAAAGGGCAGATTTCGGCAACGCTATGCCCGATGTTTCAGACGGCCTGCCTGCTCAGGAACCAACCCGCAGGAATAAGACGCGCGGCACGAAAAAAGCGAAACCGAATTTCTTCTCCGACGAGCAGATTACCCGGGCAACGCAGATTTTCCACGAGCAGCTTTTTGACTATCAGCGGTTTTGGCTGGGACTGGATGCCCGCTTCCGCAACCTGCTCAAAAGCCGCCAAATCGGCGCGACATTTTTCTTTGCCCGCGAATCCTTGATTAAGGCACTAACCAGCGGAAACAATCAGATTTTTTTATCCGCTTCCCGCGCCCAGGCGTTTCAGTTTAAGCAGTACATCGTCGATTTGGCCGAAGCCGTTGACGTCGAGCTCAAAGGCGATGCAATCCGACTGCAAAACGCGGCGACGCTCTATTTTCTCGGCACGAACAGCCGAACGGCGCAGGGTCGGCATGGCGATTTATATGTGGACGAATATTTCTGGATCCCCGATTTCAAAGAATTGACGCGATTAGCGAAGCCAATGGCGGCGCAAAAACAATACCGCATTACTTATTTTTCCACGCCGTCGTCCACCTCGCACCCCGCTTACAGCTTCTGGAACGGGCAGCGATTTAATGAGGGGCGGCCGAAGTCGGAGCATATCTCTTTGGACATTTCCCACGCCGCCCTCAGCGGCGGGCGGTTGTGTGAAGACGGCCAATTCCGCCACATCGTTACACTGGACGACGCTGAGCGCGGCGGCTGTAATCTTTTTGACCGCAAACAACTGCTGCTGGAAAACTCGCCCGCCGAGTTTCGCCAGTTGTTTATGTGCGAGTTTGTCGAGGCAGGCGATACGGTCTTTAAGTTTGATGACCTGCAAAAATGCGCGGTTGATTCGTGGGAGGAATGGGAGGACTTTTACAAACCGACCGCCGCCCGTCCGGTCGGCAATCTGCCCGTGTGGATCGGTTATGACCCGGCAGACGCGGGCGATGCGGCTGCATTGGTGGTGGTATTGCCGCCGCGATTCTTTGGCGACAAATTCCGCATCATTGACCGGCACATGCTGCACGGCAACGATTTTCAGGCACAGGCCGATTTCATTCGCAAAACTTTTGAGCAGTATAACGTCGAAAAAATCGTTATCGACAAAACGGGATTGGGCGCGGCGGTTTTTCAGTTGGTACAAGGATTCTTTCCCACCGTTACCGGTGTGGTGTATTCGCTACCTGAAAAATACCTGATGGTAAACAAGATGCACGCGCTCATGAGGGCAGGGCGCGTAGAGTGGGAGCTTTCGCACAAAGACATCACGGCCGCCTTTATGAGCATCCGAACCGTAGCGACGGCGGGCGGCAAAAACGTAACCTATGCCAGCGGCCGCACCGCCGAATTAAGCCATGCAGATACGGCATGGGCGGCATTGCAGGTGTTTTATCAAGAACCATTGGACGGCAAGCTCAGCGGACGGGGCAGCGTCGATATTTATTAA
- a CDS encoding phage portal protein — translation MDIEIFSFNELAGEHSLLDFVGCMDNGRYFEPPVSWMDLLRLRKNGLHHASALQMKINILKVTFQPTPLLSRAEFEKLADNYLVLGNGYLEIQRNAYGKPVSLQSRLALYMRRASNLRDFVYLRDDFLGTNYEILDGRDVIHLMQPNLQQEVYGLPYYLSAIDSADLNAAATKFRVRYYKNGSHAGFILYATDSQIDEEGWTKVKQQLRQSKGDGNFKNVLLRSPGGNPDGIKLIPIAEVAAKDEFLNIKQVSAEDMLAIHRVPPALMGIVPKNTGGLGDAATVAKVFAKNEVEPLQQTFLDINDRLGLEIFRFEPYRIEPETDKK, via the coding sequence ATGGATATTGAGATTTTTAGTTTTAACGAGCTGGCGGGCGAACACAGCCTTCTCGACTTCGTGGGGTGCATGGATAACGGCCGCTATTTTGAGCCGCCCGTCTCGTGGATGGACTTGCTGCGTTTACGGAAAAACGGCCTGCACCATGCCAGCGCATTGCAGATGAAAATCAACATTTTGAAGGTAACTTTTCAGCCGACACCGCTACTGTCCCGCGCGGAGTTTGAAAAACTGGCCGATAATTACTTAGTGCTTGGTAACGGATACTTAGAGATACAGCGCAACGCCTACGGCAAGCCCGTCAGCCTGCAAAGTCGGCTTGCACTTTATATGCGACGGGCATCCAATCTGCGCGATTTTGTTTATCTTCGCGATGATTTTTTAGGCACAAACTACGAAATTTTAGACGGCCGCGATGTTATCCACCTAATGCAACCAAATCTACAACAGGAGGTGTACGGCCTGCCGTATTACTTGTCCGCCATTGATTCCGCCGACCTTAACGCCGCCGCAACCAAGTTCAGGGTGCGTTATTACAAAAACGGATCACATGCCGGCTTTATTTTGTACGCCACCGACAGCCAAATCGATGAGGAGGGCTGGACTAAGGTCAAACAGCAACTGAGACAATCCAAAGGCGACGGCAATTTTAAAAATGTTTTACTCCGCTCACCGGGCGGAAATCCTGACGGCATTAAGCTAATCCCCATCGCCGAGGTAGCCGCCAAAGACGAATTTTTAAATATTAAGCAGGTCAGTGCTGAAGATATGCTGGCAATCCACCGAGTGCCGCCCGCACTGATGGGCATTGTCCCGAAAAACACGGGAGGGCTGGGCGACGCGGCAACTGTTGCCAAGGTGTTTGCTAAAAATGAGGTTGAGCCGCTGCAACAAACCTTTCTGGACATTAACGACCGGCTCGGGCTGGAGATTTTCCGCTTCGAGCCATACCGAATCGAGCCGGAAACTGACAAAAAATAG